CCTGTTCCCCAATAGAGAGTATTGTGATTGATCAGGCTTGCTCCTGTTTCAGATTTCGCAAACTCGCCTACAAGCTCCAATGCAGGCATCATAGTGCCGAATATACCGATGAATATAAATGTAACTTCTTTGATCGGCTCGAAATTGAATTCATTTCCTCTGATAGCGTCTTGATTGGCGAATTTAAAAGAGAAAAATGCAACGCTTAACATGATTAACTCTCTTAAGAAAGAAATTTTCTGGCCATCATAATTAATTGCCGGAATGAAATCAAATACATTTGGATCCATGAATACAGCAACGATCACGATCAATAGCCATATAAAGTTCTTGGTGCCAGTAATAGATATTTTACCCGAGTATGACTTTTCATCCCCTTCTTCTTTGCCAATGTTTCTTTTGTCAACAAGATAGAATACTAAAGCTAGAATTATAAGGCTAAAGATCCACGGCACTATGTTGTGAATCAAGGTCCATTCGAATGGAACACCTTTCAAAAACCCTAAAAACAACGGAGGATCACCGATTGGCGTTAAGCCACCTCCAATATTACTGACCATGAAGATGAAGAAAATAATATGATATGCTTTGATACGATCTTTATTAAGACGAATAAATGGTCTTATCAGTAGCATAGAAGCCCCTGTGGTTCCAATAAAGTTGGATATAACCGCTCCCATTAACAATATGGCTATATTAGCCATTGGGGTTCCTTTTTTGTCAATCTTAATCATTATACCGCCTGAAGCAATGTAAAGCGAGGCTATTAATGATATGAATTGAACATATTCAGCCAATGCATGAATTGGAGCATGCATATTATGCAATACGGTGATATAGTATGTTACAACGAGTGCGGCAAGCGCTACGGCTACTTTAGGATAGTGATGATGCCAAAATTGTTCGTAAAAAAGCGGACCTGTGGCGATCATAATAAGTAATAGAACAAAAGGAATTACTGTCCAAGAAGGGGCTACAGCATGATGTTCTCCGTGTCCACCAGCTTCTAGTTCGTCATACTCTTGCACTGGCATGCCGGAGCTGTCCGAGTGATCAGCATTGTTTATTTGTTCTTGAACCAGCTTAGCTTTCCCCTCATTGTTGTTTTCCAAAGCACCTCCGTAAGCCGGGGCGTGATTGAATCCTAGCGAAAGAGACATTGTCAGCCAGGTTATCAATCCAAATAAAAAATTATTCATCGATCAGAAAATTGGTTTATCAAATTGTATGTTACTAAAATAAAGTTACGCCAAAATGTTTGACTGTAAATGCTTGTTGCTAATTTATGCAAAGCATCGGATAGCAATATATCATTTATAATGAGAATAGGTGCAATTATATATTAATTTTGGTAAAAATTAATGATTATGTACCATTCCACTGCAAGTATTATACTTTGCGCCAGTCACACTGGCCCAAATATTGTCTTCTCCCAAGCTTCTTAGTAATCCTAGAAAAGCAAAGACAATGGCTTCTTTGAAATTTGTAGTGTCAGAATCCGCCAAATGATATTCGATTCCTAATGGATTTCCAAGTAAATTCATAGTTTGAAACAAGAATTTGTTGTGAGCTCCTCCTCCTGAGACAAGCACGTTCAAAGTGTCTTTTTGATGATGCTTGGCTTTCAATACTTCAAACTCATAATTAACTCTTTCAGCAATATGCTCTGTTACTGTTCTCAATAAATTATTGATCATATTTTGATTAGCACAAGCATATTCTTCAATGATTGGAAAGATGTTTTTTTCAATCCATTCAATTCCTAAAGATTTAGGTGGATTTAATTTATAGTATTCCAAACTTTCTAATGAACGAAACAACTTGTCAATGAGTTTTCCAGATGCCGCCATTTTTCCTTCTGCATCGTATTTTTTATCCGCGAGGTTGGCAAGTTTGTTAAGAATGATATTGCAGAAGCATATATCATATGCGACAGCGCTTTTTTCTTCCAAGGAGTAGCTTAAGTTCGCAATGCCTCCCAAGTTTAGGCAAGCGTCATAATTATGATAAAGGTAATAGTCGCCAACTGGCACAAGGGGAGCTCCTTGACCTCCGAAAGCAACATCCATGCTTCTGAAATCATTGATCACTGTTGTTTGCGTTTGAGCCATGATGCAGTTGCCTGAAGCTATTTGAAGAGTTAGTCCTTTTTCAGGCTGATGAAAGACTGTATGACCATGAGAAGCGATTAATTCTGGATCAAGATTATGAGATTGAATAAAGTTGGAGATAAGCGAGCCAAAATAATTTCCTAGTTCAATATCCAGCAAGGACAAGTCCAGACCGGATAAAAATCTGGCTTTTGATAGTTTGTCTATCCAATATTGGTTGTATTCAGCAGTCGCAGTATTCAATATTTTGTATTGCCAAAGCCCATCAATATTTTTCCAAAATTCGCAACAGGCGATATCCAGCCCATCAAGTGAAGTGCCTGACATAGTGCCAATGATTTGGTGCTTTTTCATTATAGTGATAATTCGAAATTGAATGAAGTGCTCATTTAGATTTATAGATAGGTATTTTTTTTGAAAAAAATGTTAAAATTTAATCAATATGTTTTTTATCTAGCAAAATAGGTGTTAATTGTTTTAATTAAGCTAGAGAAAATGGCTTGAAGGAGAAAAAACATGAAGAATTATTGCATTGACGTTGGTAATACTTTTACAAAGTTGGGAGTGTTTGAGGCAGGAGAGTTGAGGTCTGTCAAAAGCGTCGATAATTTGAAAAGTTTGAAATCTTTAATCAATGGCGATCTTGATGTTGCAAAAAATTATATTGTTAGTTCTGTAGGTGCTGATTCGCTCCAGATTTCAAAAGAATTAGAACTTGATTTGTCAAGACTGCATCATTTGAAATGGAATATGCCATTGCCAATCAAGCTTGAGTATGAGACGCCAAATACGCTTGGAGCTGATCGAATAGCTTCTGCTTGCGGCGCAAAAAAGCTTTTCCCGGATTCTAATTTACTTGTTATAGATGCTGGGACGTGTATCACCTATGATTTTATAGACTCACAAGGTTCGTTTTGGGGAGGAGGAATATCGCCAGGACTATCGCTGAGAGCTAAGGCATTGCATAATTTTACTTCTCGTTTGCCTATGGTTGAGATTTCTTCTGAGCCCAAGCTTGTGGGAACTTCTACAAAAACGGCAATTGAAAGCGGTGTATTTAATGGTTTTAAAGCTGAAATTAAGGGGATTATTAGTGAGTATCGTAAAAAATTCGGAGATTTGAAGATAATTCTTTGCGGAGGTGATTCGAAATGGTTCGATCCTGATAGAGATATATTTGTAATACCTGAATTGGTTTTAATAGGTTTAGATTCAATATTAACATATAATGTCAATCAAAAAAAATAAGTTTAGTCTAGTTGTTCTTCTTACGCTATTTTTAAGCTCAGCGTATGGCCAATACAATTTGTCACCCTATTCTGTGGCAGGCATAGGTACGCTTAATAATTCCGGTTTGGCTTTCAATGAGTCAATGGGTGGAATAGGAATTAGTAATGGATCATCTAGGCATGCTAATGTTATTAATCCGGCTTTATTGCCTTATAATAACTACGCGGTGTTTGATTTCGGAATGATCTACGAAAATAAAACCATAAGCGGAAACAATCAAAAACAGAATAATGGTTTTGCTAACTTAGCTTATTTGACGGCAGCACTTCCAATTAAGGCAAATAAAATGGGGCTAAGCTTTGGTATCATGCCATATACGACTGTGAACTATAAAGCTGAGAATGTAAGCCGATTTGCTGGGCCAAACAATGAGCCAATAGAGCAAACTTCCATTATGGAAGGTCGCGGAGGTGTTTCAAAAGCATTTTTGGGCTTAGGTTATAGGTTGTCAAAGAATTTTAGTGTTGGTGTTGAAGGGGTGCTTTATTTTGGCTCAATTAATAGAGATATTTCTACTTCTTTGTTTGACTTGAGAGATCCGTCGACAACCCCGGATTATATTACTTTTCCTTACATAACTAGTTATATAGATCAAGTTACTGTTCAGCATGTGTCTGTGAATTTCGGTTTATCTTATCACGCGAATGTTGGTAAAAACAATGTATTGAACATGGGTGCGATTTATGAGCTTGGAGGAGATTATGGCGGTAAGAGAGATATGAGGTTGGAGAGAAGACTGAAAAATAATTCAGGAGCACCGCCGGAAATTGAACGTTCTATTACGAATGAAAGTATTTCGCAGTATATTCCTAGCAAGTATGGGTTTGGAGCAAGTTATGAAAAGCCTAATAAGTGGTTGATTGGTTTGGATTTTACTGCGCAAGATTGGGGTAAATTTAAAAATTCAAGTGGAGTGAATAGATATTCAGGAGATACTTATAAGATTGCATTAGGTGGTCAGTGGATTCCTGATATTTTTTCAGTGAACAGCTACCTAAGCAGAGTTGCTTATAGATTTGGAGCGTACTATGAAAAACCCCCTTATGCGATTGAAAACGCTGTATTTCATTCGTGGGGATTTACAGGAGGATTTGGCTTTCCTGTTGGAGCATCCCAATTGGATATTGGTTTTAAGTACGGAGAATTGTTAGTTGATAAAAATTCGCTTTATGATGAGCAAACATTCCAAATCAATATAGGCTTTGCGTTCGGAGGAAGAGATTGGTTCATTAAGAGAAAATACGATTAATGCAAAAGCTTGATTGCTTTGATGACAAAAATCATAATATGATCATTTTTAATCCACTACCTTGTAGTGGATTTTCTTTTTTACTGCGTTTTGGGTGCTAACATTTGCAAAGTTGCGTTGTTCATAAGAAAATGAAAATGATTTACTGACTGATTTACAAATATGAAAACAAAGTTTTTTTTATCAATGATCCTAGCGATTGTATGTTTGCAACCAGCTTTCAGCCAAGCCGGATGGAATTGGCCTGAGGATAAGGAGCTTGCGATGGAGAAGAATGTGCTTTACACAGACTTGTTAAAGCAGAAGAAATATGAGCAAGCTAGAGCTCCATTGACTTGGCTATTGAACAATGCCCCGGACTTGAATAAGTCTTTGTACATCAATGGTGAAAAAATCTATGAAGCATTGGCTTTGAAGGAAAAAGACCCATCTCTAAGACAGAATTATGTCGATTCCACTATGCTGATGTTTGATATGAGAATCAAATATTTTGGAGAAAAGAATGAGGTTATAGAACGTAAAGCTTTGACCGCTTATAAGCTTGAGAAAGGAAATAAAGCCGCTTATAAGGATTTATATGAATTGCTTGGCGAATCTGTGGATTTGAATGGCAACGATACGTTCGAAAGCAATCTGGTCGCTTACATGGATGTGACTCGTAGATACAAAAAGTCGGGAGGAGATATTAGCGATGATCAAGTATTGGCTGTGTATGATAAAATATCTGATATATTCGCTTACAAGCTTGACCATGGAGGCAATGAAGATCGAATTGGTAAATATCAGGAGAATGTGGATAAGCTATTAGCTGCAACTATAAATGTAGATTGTGATTTTATTGAAAATAAACTAGGACCAAAGCTTCAAGAAAATCCTGAAGACTTAGGTGTGGCGACTAACATTTTCAAATTGTCGATAGTTGGAAAATGTTTTGATTTGCCTGTTTTTGTTCAATCCGCAGAAGTTGTTTACAATAGCAAGCCTACTTATGGTTTGGCTAAGTTGATCGCCACAAGACTTGTTGATCAGAAGAAATACACAGAAGCATTGGATTATTATCAAAAAGCAATTGAGTTAACTGAAGAGAATACGAAAAAGGCAGAGATGAATTTGCAAATAGCTGTAATGATGAACAGACAAGGTAATAAATCATCAGCTAGATCCTACGCTTTGAAAGCCACTCAAGAAGACCCTTCATTAAGCGAAGCTTATTCTTTTGTAGGAAATCTATATATGAATTCTTACAACTCTTGCAAGGGAGGCCAAGACAAGGCATTAGATCGAGCTATTTTCATTTTAGCTTATGATATGTTTTCGAAGGCTGGGAATAGAAAAGGAATGGCTGCTGCAAAAGCACAATTTCCTTCTGCTGAAGAAATTTTCACATATAATCATTCTGTAGGAGAAACAGTGCATGTTGGTTGTTGGGTTAACCGCGATGTTGTTTTACAGAAAAGAGATTAAGAATATATAATTCTTAAAATTGAAACCGAGATTAGTCTCGGTTTTTTTTTGCTTTCTATATTTTTCTTATTTTTTGATCATTGTTTTTTTATTGATTTAGTTTGATCTAACAGGAATTTTTTTTTCACTTTTTTTGTGTATTTTATAAAAATCATATTAATTTTTATAATAATGGATTATTGGTTGCGTTTCATATATTGTGATTGTAACGTTAAATGATGTTAAATGAATTTATTTCTACCTCGAATGGCTTTTAAATCGTATTTTGAGATAATAAAATATAAGTTTTTGTCTTTTTTCTTACTTGTTGTTCTTCCATTTATAGCTGAAGGGCAATCAAGAGCGGTTGACAAAGAATCAGTATTAAGGCAAGATGACTGGTACAAGTTCGCTGTTTTGGAAGAGGGGATATACAAGCTTGATAAAACATTCTTTGATGGAATAGGTATGGCTGGAGCGGATCCAAGAAACATTGCTGTTTATTCGAGTAGATCAGGAGCGTTACCTCAGAAGAATCTGGATAAATGGGATACGGATTTGCAAGAATGCTCTGTTGAGTTTGTTGGGGAGAATGATGGTCGTTTAGATGCAAATGACTATTTATTATTTTATGGTCAAGGGGCATATTCAAGAAAATTTGAAAATGGATATGAAATATTGAATTCGAACCCATATGATGATACTGTTTTTTATTTTGTCGTAAATAAGTCTATAAGAGCAAAGAGAATTACAGTAAAGCAAGTTGTTGGCGTGCCTACGAGTCGTATTCGATCTTTTTCAAAACCAAATTTGCATGAGGAAAGCGAGAGAAGCTTAGTTGTTTCTGGAAGAAACAGATATGGAGATAAAGTATCTTCAGGAAGTTCGAAGTCAATAGTTTTTGAAGGTCAATCATTAGTTGCAGGAGGACGATTGACATTAGATTTAAGTTTGTTGAGCGTGAGTGGAGACGATGATTTAAATTGTAAAGTAACTCTAAATGGCAAATCTTCATTTGATGTTAATATTAGAAAGCGTTCAAAATTAGGCGATTATCCTGAAAAGGGTGTTTTATCTATTTTTAATAAAACTTTTTCGAGCGATGTTTTTGCTGGAGATCAAAATTTGGAAGTACTATTTCATGTGAATTCAGGGGATCTTAGAATTGATAATGTGAAAGTATCTGCTAACAATAGCTTGAGAGCATTTAACGGAGCTCTTGTATTTGATAATTCCGCAGTGGTCAATGGAGAAAAGGTTGTTGATTTTCATTTACAA
The Aureibacter tunicatorum DNA segment above includes these coding regions:
- a CDS encoding anhydro-N-acetylmuramic acid kinase — protein: MKKHQIIGTMSGTSLDGLDIACCEFWKNIDGLWQYKILNTATAEYNQYWIDKLSKARFLSGLDLSLLDIELGNYFGSLISNFIQSHNLDPELIASHGHTVFHQPEKGLTLQIASGNCIMAQTQTTVINDFRSMDVAFGGQGAPLVPVGDYYLYHNYDACLNLGGIANLSYSLEEKSAVAYDICFCNIILNKLANLADKKYDAEGKMAASGKLIDKLFRSLESLEYYKLNPPKSLGIEWIEKNIFPIIEEYACANQNMINNLLRTVTEHIAERVNYEFEVLKAKHHQKDTLNVLVSGGGAHNKFLFQTMNLLGNPLGIEYHLADSDTTNFKEAIVFAFLGLLRSLGEDNIWASVTGAKYNTCSGMVHNH
- a CDS encoding type III pantothenate kinase yields the protein MKNYCIDVGNTFTKLGVFEAGELRSVKSVDNLKSLKSLINGDLDVAKNYIVSSVGADSLQISKELELDLSRLHHLKWNMPLPIKLEYETPNTLGADRIASACGAKKLFPDSNLLVIDAGTCITYDFIDSQGSFWGGGISPGLSLRAKALHNFTSRLPMVEISSEPKLVGTSTKTAIESGVFNGFKAEIKGIISEYRKKFGDLKIILCGGDSKWFDPDRDIFVIPELVLIGLDSILTYNVNQKK
- a CDS encoding sodium:proton antiporter; protein product: MPVQEYDELEAGGHGEHHAVAPSWTVIPFVLLLIMIATGPLFYEQFWHHHYPKVAVALAALVVTYYITVLHNMHAPIHALAEYVQFISLIASLYIASGGIMIKIDKKGTPMANIAILLMGAVISNFIGTTGASMLLIRPFIRLNKDRIKAYHIIFFIFMVSNIGGGLTPIGDPPLFLGFLKGVPFEWTLIHNIVPWIFSLIILALVFYLVDKRNIGKEEGDEKSYSGKISITGTKNFIWLLIVIVAVFMDPNVFDFIPAINYDGQKISFLRELIMLSVAFFSFKFANQDAIRGNEFNFEPIKEVTFIFIGIFGTMMPALELVGEFAKSETGASLINHNTLYWGTGILSGFLDNAPTYLNFLAAAMASQGASISDMEAVKAFADGGSQFANSILQLKAIAVAAVFFGAMTYIGNGPNFMVKSISEQSGIKMPSFFGYILRFSVPILLPILILVWLVFFAFV